The genomic stretch CTTCCTCGTCGCCCACCGCCTCTCCACCGTCCGCCGCGCCGACCTCATCCTCGTAATGAAAGGGGGACGGATCATCGAGCGAGGATCGCATGCCGAACTCCTGGTCCAAGGCGGCCTCTACGCCAAGCTGGCGACAGCGCAACGCAGCGACCTACTCGAAGACGAAGCCTTCGTCTAACCGAGCGGATCATCTCCCAATAGGGGTCTAGGCGTATTGGCCCCGTCTCTCCCTATCGTTCGCACCCTCGGGCGCTCCGGGAAGCAGCGGATTTTAATCCAGTGAGAAGACGAGGCGCCGCCAAAGCGCGTTCGCCTAGTTAAGGCCCTCAGAACAGGAGGTCACGGAGGGGCGAAGCCCCTCTGTGGCGTTAAAGCGGATCGCCTCCAGCTGTACAGGGTCGACCCCGCAAGCCCCGAAGGGCCGCCCCGCTCCCACAACACCCAAGGAAGCCCCCATTTGCCCCTTCCCCCCACCCTGCTATCTTCCTCCATGCCCCCCTTCCCCGACGTCCACCCGCCCGTCTGCCCTCCCCTCCCCCTGTTGACCGGCCAGAAGGCCCTGGTCACCGGAGCCAGTTCCGGCATCGGCAAAGCCGTCGCCCTCGAACTCGGCCGGGCCGGAGCCGATGTCTGCGTCAATTACTCCTCAAAGGAAGAACCCGCCCTCGAGGTCGTCCGGGAACTCGAAGCAATGGGCCGCACGGCCTTCGCCTTCAAGGCCGACGTGGCGCAGGAGAGCGAAGTCCTCGCGATGTTCGCCGCGGTCCGCGACCGCTTCGGCGACCTCGACATCCTCGTGAACAACGCGGGCCTCCAACAGGACGCCCCGCTCGACGAGATGACCACGGCGCAATGGCAAAAGGTGATCGACGTGAACCTGACAGGGCAGTTCCTCTGCGCCCGCGAAGCGGTGAAGGAATTCAAGCGCCACGGTGTCCGTCCGAAACTCTCCTGCGCCGCCGGGAAAATCATCTGCATGAGTTCGGTCCACGAAGTGATCCCGTGGGCGGGCCATGTGAATTATGCGGCGTCAAAAGGGGGCGTCATGCTCCTCATGAAAAGCATCGCGCAGGAAGTCGCCCCCCACCGCATCCGCGTG from Verrucomicrobium sp. GAS474 encodes the following:
- a CDS encoding SDR family oxidoreductase is translated as MPPFPDVHPPVCPPLPLLTGQKALVTGASSGIGKAVALELGRAGADVCVNYSSKEEPALEVVRELEAMGRTAFAFKADVAQESEVLAMFAAVRDRFGDLDILVNNAGLQQDAPLDEMTTAQWQKVIDVNLTGQFLCAREAVKEFKRHGVRPKLSCAAGKIICMSSVHEVIPWAGHVNYAASKGGVMLLMKSIAQEVAPHRIRVNSIAPGAIQTPINKAAWDTPEHYNALLKLIPYKRIGEPEEVGRLAAFLASDYADYVHGTTVFIDGGMTLYPGFETGG